The following are encoded together in the uncultured Sphaerochaeta sp. genome:
- a CDS encoding NIL domain-containing protein, whose product MKKRYALRFSPTLVEQPIVSKLARSYDVDINILNADVASGRGGKLIVELSGTEQDLDASVIYLGEIGVVVSEMVKELLFNQEGCIDCGACTAVCLSGALWMDSEAKLQFDVSHCVVCGLCVHACPMRLFEVSHEREA is encoded by the coding sequence ATGAAAAAGCGATATGCCTTGCGTTTCTCCCCCACTTTGGTGGAGCAACCCATTGTAAGTAAGCTAGCCCGCTCCTACGATGTGGATATCAATATCCTCAACGCAGATGTTGCTAGTGGCCGTGGGGGCAAGCTCATTGTTGAGTTGAGTGGAACTGAGCAAGACTTGGATGCGAGTGTCATTTATCTCGGAGAGATCGGGGTTGTCGTCTCGGAGATGGTCAAGGAGTTGCTCTTCAACCAGGAGGGGTGTATTGACTGCGGTGCTTGCACGGCTGTCTGTTTATCCGGTGCCTTATGGATGGATTCTGAAGCAAAGCTGCAATTTGATGTATCTCATTGTGTTGTGTGTGGGCTCTGTGTCCATGCCTGCCCGATGCGCCTGTTTGAGGTATCACACGAACGGGAGGCATAG
- the pth gene encoding aminoacyl-tRNA hydrolase: MVRLLVFLGNPGKAYEKTRHNVGWMVCDYTYPKLSWSQKFNGLIAQDGGTRLLKPHTYMNESGKSVRSCMDFFSYTAQETLVIHDDLELPFGTVRMQMGGGLQGHNGLKSIKSHIKDELFLRLRIGIGRPKHGTVSSFVLQRFSPDEEISLPLILDSAKQMLKDDISTLTVTNTLV; encoded by the coding sequence ATGGTAAGACTTCTGGTATTTCTCGGCAACCCTGGTAAAGCATATGAGAAAACACGGCACAATGTAGGCTGGATGGTTTGTGATTATACGTACCCAAAACTCTCTTGGTCACAGAAATTCAATGGGCTGATTGCCCAGGATGGGGGAACCAGGTTGCTTAAGCCGCATACATATATGAACGAAAGCGGCAAATCAGTTCGCTCTTGTATGGATTTCTTCTCCTATACAGCACAAGAAACACTGGTCATTCATGATGATCTAGAGCTTCCCTTTGGGACAGTCAGGATGCAAATGGGTGGAGGCCTCCAGGGACACAATGGATTGAAATCAATCAAGAGCCATATCAAAGACGAATTATTCCTTCGACTTCGCATTGGAATCGGAAGACCAAAGCATGGAACCGTTTCCTCCTTTGTCTTACAACGCTTCTCTCCTGACGAGGAGATTTCCCTTCCCTTGATTCTTGATTCAGCAAAACAAATGCTTAAAGACGACATTTCTACTCTTACTGTCACAAATACATTAGTCTAA
- a CDS encoding NGG1p interacting factor NIF3, whose protein sequence is MYILVTYVPDSHLEVVKEALFKAGAGKMGSYDSCCYQSQGTGQFRPLQGSSPFIGQVGELAQEREWRLELVVDEEFAAPVVEALLESHPYEVPAYHLIPVLTLEGLSDE, encoded by the coding sequence GTGTACATACTGGTAACCTATGTTCCTGATTCTCATCTTGAGGTAGTAAAGGAGGCTCTCTTCAAAGCTGGAGCTGGAAAGATGGGCTCTTATGATTCCTGTTGCTACCAGAGTCAAGGAACCGGCCAATTTCGTCCTCTGCAAGGCTCATCTCCCTTCATTGGGCAGGTAGGAGAGCTTGCACAAGAGCGGGAGTGGCGTCTAGAATTGGTGGTTGATGAAGAATTTGCTGCCCCAGTGGTAGAGGCGCTCTTGGAGAGTCATCCCTACGAGGTCCCTGCTTATCATCTGATCCCGGTCTTGACCCTTGAAGGGTTGAGTGACGAATAG
- a CDS encoding homocysteine biosynthesis protein has translation MAKTVSQINEKIKKGTVVVVSAEAFSAMAKEKDIKELSEEVDIVTTATFGPMCSSGAIINFGHWSPGIRMEEITLNGVNAYEGLAAVDTYIGATSESKFDATYGGANVIEELIDGKDVRLHARGKGTDCYPTKEIDTYINKDTINEFYLFNPRNAYQNYAAATNSTNRIRYTYMGSLLPRFSNVTYSTSGELSPLLNDPYLRTIGLGTRIFLGGGEGYVVWNGTQFNTRRERTPEGIPTLPGATLAVIGDAKQMSREYIRSAYYEKYGISMFVGIGIPIPVLDEEMAAHLAISNEKITTNILDYGQDGHPSVGTCSYAQLASGTVTLGDGKEVKTAPLSSLAKAREIADVLASWIKEKRFFLSEPVHTFPTDSFVKPLVPREGGEK, from the coding sequence ATGGCAAAGACAGTTTCCCAGATCAATGAGAAAATCAAGAAAGGCACGGTTGTCGTGGTCAGTGCAGAAGCATTTTCCGCGATGGCAAAAGAGAAGGACATCAAAGAACTCAGTGAAGAGGTGGATATCGTAACCACTGCCACTTTTGGCCCGATGTGCTCCAGTGGAGCAATCATCAATTTCGGGCATTGGTCTCCCGGTATCCGTATGGAAGAGATTACCCTCAATGGAGTGAATGCCTACGAGGGACTTGCTGCAGTCGATACCTACATAGGTGCGACTAGCGAATCCAAGTTTGATGCTACCTATGGTGGAGCGAATGTTATCGAGGAATTGATCGATGGCAAGGATGTCCGTCTGCATGCCAGAGGAAAAGGAACCGACTGTTATCCCACCAAGGAGATTGATACCTATATCAACAAGGATACCATCAATGAGTTCTATCTCTTCAATCCTCGAAACGCCTACCAGAACTATGCAGCAGCAACCAACAGCACGAACCGGATCAGGTACACCTATATGGGCAGTCTTCTTCCCAGATTTTCAAACGTAACCTACTCTACCAGCGGTGAACTGAGTCCCCTGCTGAACGATCCCTACCTAAGAACCATTGGTCTTGGAACCCGGATATTCCTCGGTGGGGGAGAAGGGTATGTGGTATGGAATGGAACCCAGTTCAATACCAGACGGGAGCGTACCCCAGAAGGTATTCCCACCCTACCAGGTGCAACCCTTGCCGTCATAGGAGATGCGAAACAGATGTCTAGAGAGTATATCCGCTCTGCCTACTATGAGAAGTATGGTATCTCGATGTTCGTCGGTATCGGTATTCCCATACCAGTACTTGATGAAGAAATGGCAGCCCATCTAGCCATCTCAAATGAGAAGATCACCACCAATATTCTCGACTATGGGCAGGATGGACACCCCTCGGTAGGGACTTGTTCCTATGCCCAACTTGCCAGTGGAACTGTCACCTTGGGTGATGGAAAGGAAGTCAAGACAGCACCACTCTCTTCCCTTGCCAAGGCACGGGAGATTGCCGATGTCTTGGCTTCCTGGATCAAGGAGAAACGCTTTTTCCTTTCTGAGCCAGTGCATACGTTCCCTACTGATAGTTTCGTAAAACCGTTGGTTCCTCGCGAAGGAGGTGAGAAATGA
- a CDS encoding UPF0280 family protein, which produces MYQRRAYRQSMGSARFSSFSLSIGESDVWIGFQGYADKNSLLAETKTLLRRLRRELVDYGDPQLFTSFVPLKPKGEISELLRIMFNAGDRSGTGPFSSVAGAIAERLGRHLKDQFSLSEIVVENGGDLYIDVQKPLAVQLFAPTSPLSGKLSIIVDPSYGPLGVCTSSGKIGHSISFGRADAVMVACKDAALADAYATAYCNRVSGKEDVRKVCEALTRQEEVLSAVVVFEDTLAVGGHLEVGT; this is translated from the coding sequence TTGTACCAGAGGAGAGCCTATCGCCAGAGCATGGGGTCTGCCCGTTTCTCTTCATTTTCCCTTTCTATTGGGGAGAGTGATGTTTGGATTGGGTTCCAGGGGTATGCCGATAAGAACTCCCTGTTGGCTGAAACGAAAACCCTTTTAAGAAGACTGAGAAGGGAGCTAGTTGACTATGGGGATCCCCAGCTCTTTACCAGTTTTGTTCCCTTGAAACCGAAGGGAGAGATCTCTGAGCTTTTAAGGATTATGTTCAATGCAGGAGATCGTTCAGGGACTGGTCCATTCAGTAGTGTGGCAGGGGCAATTGCAGAGCGCCTTGGAAGGCATCTCAAGGACCAGTTTAGTCTTTCGGAGATTGTTGTTGAGAATGGAGGCGATTTGTATATTGATGTCCAGAAACCTCTTGCTGTGCAGCTTTTTGCACCAACAAGTCCTCTTTCAGGGAAGCTTTCCATCATTGTTGATCCTTCGTATGGTCCTCTGGGAGTCTGTACCAGCTCAGGAAAGATCGGGCACTCAATAAGTTTCGGTAGGGCTGATGCTGTTATGGTTGCATGCAAAGATGCTGCCCTTGCAGATGCGTATGCGACTGCATACTGCAACCGTGTCTCCGGGAAAGAGGATGTGAGGAAGGTGTGCGAAGCGCTCACAAGGCAGGAAGAAGTCCTCTCCGCTGTAGTAGTTTTTGAAGACACGTTGGCCGTGGGTGGCCATTTGGAGGTAGGTACCTGA